The segment CCCTTGCGTTTTTAACAGATCACCATCTCACCCTGTCAGAAATCGCGCAACGTCGTAACATCGAAGAACTCGAAACAATCGCCGATTTTGCTAAAATTGTAGAAACCGAAGAAAGATTAGATTATTTGATGTTGCTAACCTATGCCGACGGTCGTGGAACAACAGGCGGTGTCGGTTGGTCAGATTGGAAAGAGGGACTCATCTGGCAACTCTACGAAAATACCAAAGCCCAATTCAGCGGCAGTCCCGAATTCGAAAAAAGATGGCAGGAAAAAGCTGCACAACTCAAAACACAAGTCATGGAATACGTTTCCAAAACGGTGGATCCAAACGAAATTGATATTCATCTCTCTTGTTTACCACTGCGTTACATGCAGATCACCTCGGAACGCTTGATCGCCTTACACATTCAAGCCATTCACCAATTTCTAAAATTGCAACAGCGAGAAAACGCCAATCTGCTAAAACCCATTTTGTTATGGAACCCTCGTCCTGAGCGAGGCCATTCCGAATTAATTTGCGTAACGTGGGATCGTCAAAATCTCTTTAGTCGCATCGCTGGAGCGCTTTCTGTGGCCGAATTAAATATCATGAGTGCAGATATTTTCACGCGCATTGATAGTATCGCCGTAGACACCTTTTGTGTTTGTACGGAACGTCATGAAGCTGTCACCGAAACGCGCGACAGAAAAAAAGTCGCAGAAATTTTGGAAGAAGCTTTACTCGGTGAAACCTTCGATTTTGAACCATTATTGGAAAAAATTCGCAGCAAACGTTGGTTGAGCCACTGGATAGGCGATGCCTTCCCAACAAAAATTCGCTTGGATAACACAACATTTGGACGTTACACCTTACTTGAAATCCAAACTCCCGATCGCCCTGCGCTGTTACACGATTTAGTTTCTGCCATCAGTCAAGAAGGCATTCAAATCGCCTTTTCCCGTATCGAAACCGAAAAAGGCGCCGCTATCGATACCTTTTATTTAGTCGACTTTTTCAAACGAAAAATTCATGACCCAGGCATGTTGGAACGACTCAAACAAAGAGTCTTAACTTGCACCGATCTTTAACCTCAACTTATCTTTCGAGGGAAGAAAGCGCTTTTGAATTCGAACTTTCAAAAACAATTCGCGCTCCCCGTTTGTAAGTAAAATAAGAATAAATCCATTGAATCACGACACTAATTTTATTGCGCAACCCCACTAAAAAAAGTAAATGAATCACCAACCAGGCAAACCAAGCTGGGAAACCAGTAAATTTCAACTTGCCCGCCATCGCAATCCCATGCGATCGACCAATAGTCGCCATACTACCTTTATCCCAATAATGAAATTCCGGACGAGCAGGGCGATTAAATATTTCTGTATGAATTTCCTCCTGAATTACATTAGCCACATGATGCGCCATCTGAATCGCAGCAGGTGCTACTCCCGGAACCAACCCGCCTTGCTCCCAAGGAACCGCCGCCAAATCACCAATCGCAAAAACTTCGGGATATCCCGGCAAACTGAGATCTGATTTTACTATGACTCGTCCTGCGCGATCTAACTCCACACCCAACTTTTTAGTAAGAGGACTCGCACCTACGCCCGCTGCCCACAAAATATTTGCCGTGCGAATCACTTCATTTTCTAAATGAACTTCGTGCTCACGAATATTTTTCACATGAGAATTCAATCGAACTTCCACCCCCATTTTTTCCAGCGTAGTTTTAGCGTTATTGGCCAAGTCCTCAGGAAACTGTGGCAATAGCCGAGCCCCACCTTCAATCAAAACAATACGAGCTTTCGTAGGATCGATATAACGAAAATCACGTTTCAAAACATGCCGCGCTAACTCAGCCATAGCACCAGCCAATTCAACTCCTGTAGGTCCTCCTCCTACTACAACCAAAGTTAAAAGTTCTTTAACATTTTCCGAAGTCGGATTACCTTCCGCTCGTTCAAACGCCAACAATAAATTGCGTCGAATGGTCAAAGCATCCTCCAACGATTTAAGACCCGGCGCATAAGCCTCCCATTCTGGATGGCCAAAATAACTCGTCACCCCACCCAACGCCAAAACCAAATAATCATAAGTAAGCGCGCGTTGAGCCAAAACCACCCGCTTCTCAGACAAACGAATATCAACCACTTGATCCATATAAATCGTAAGATTTTTCTGATCCCGCAAAATCGATCGAATCGGCTGTGCAATATCAGGCGCAGATAAACCTGCTGTGGCCACTTGATATAACAAAGGTTGAAATAAATGATGATTCCAATGATCAACCAAAGTCACTTGCGCACGAGGATATGAAAAGCGCTTGCAAAAATTTAATCCTCCAAAGCCAGCACCCAACACAAGAACTTGAGGATTTTCAGGAAACATAAGATGAATAAGATGAATTTAGTCCAGAATTCCGAATTAAGCAATAATGTGATTCCTCTCGCCAAGCTAAGAGAATCGAATAGAATGTAAAAAATAACGTCAAAAATGACGTCTTCACAAAATTTTATGAGTTACAAAAATCCCTGGTCAGAACGCATCAAAACAGAAATCGGAAAGGCTGTTCTCGGACAAGATGCGGTTGTAGAACGATTATTGATCGCCCTATTAGCAAATGGCCATGTTTTATTAGAAGGAATGCCAGGTTTAGCAAAAACTTTGCTTATTAAAAGCCTGGGAGAAGCCTTGGGCGT is part of the Verrucomicrobiia bacterium genome and harbors:
- a CDS encoding NAD(P)/FAD-dependent oxidoreductase; protein product: MFPENPQVLVLGAGFGGLNFCKRFSYPRAQVTLVDHWNHHLFQPLLYQVATAGLSAPDIAQPIRSILRDQKNLTIYMDQVVDIRLSEKRVVLAQRALTYDYLVLALGGVTSYFGHPEWEAYAPGLKSLEDALTIRRNLLLAFERAEGNPTSENVKELLTLVVVGGGPTGVELAGAMAELARHVLKRDFRYIDPTKARIVLIEGGARLLPQFPEDLANNAKTTLEKMGVEVRLNSHVKNIREHEVHLENEVIRTANILWAAGVGASPLTKKLGVELDRAGRVIVKSDLSLPGYPEVFAIGDLAAVPWEQGGLVPGVAPAAIQMAHHVANVIQEEIHTEIFNRPARPEFHYWDKGSMATIGRSHGIAMAGKLKFTGFPAWFAWLVIHLLFLVGLRNKISVVIQWIYSYFTYKRGARIVFESSNSKALSSLER